Proteins encoded in a region of the Mercenaria mercenaria strain notata chromosome 1, MADL_Memer_1, whole genome shotgun sequence genome:
- the LOC123526053 gene encoding mRNA decay activator protein ZFP36L2-like — MSTTSFYDVGDVILQNMKLNQLRQQQQNQSAERRNTIGAPVNIQRNRNFSIGNFTPVTGNNVTPVIPMDNQNGLNDHRKLDRSYSEPCDRTMNNNTNLNTQQPQKQPAVNSSRYKTELCRPFEESGHCKYADKCQFAHGAHELKQLQRHPKYKTELCRTFHSKGFCPYGPRCNFVHNDDVSKCNEKNNRVLSTQVVQQQQATQYFQHISPPGFSQSPPPMVQRPTSISFNSSFNGSLGSSVDSSPPSSVGSESPSLSPVFFGEDIQMLNPGYLPMNNGLNFDNSTNGNVFNMPEMAPIDLAPLNIQTQLNADLGLLTQQFNALLNLNNHSNNNEKVSAFEEWDSNLFTAQPPASPDSISGDSVGSASSFGTSNTFSSCGSPMESGKNFRLPVFNHISQD; from the exons ATGTCTACGACTTCTTTCTATGATGTCGGGGATGTTATATTACAG aACATGAAGTTAAACCAATtgagacaacaacaacaaaatcaaagtgCTGAACGAAGGAATACAATTGGTGCACCAGTGAACATTCAACGGAATAGGAATTTCTCTATCGGAAATTTTACTCCAGTGACTGGGAATAACGTTACACCTGTGATTCCTATGGATAACCAGAATGGATTGAATGATCATAGAAAATTGGATAGATCTTACAGTGAGCCTTGTGATAGAACAATGAATAACAACACAAACTTGAACACTCAGCAGCCTCAGAAACAGCCTGCTGTGAATTCCAGTAGATATAAGACTGAACTTTGTCGTCCGTTTGAAGAAAGTGGACATTGTAAATATGCAGATAAGTGCCAATTTGCTCATGGAGCACATGAACTCAAACAATTACAAAGGCATCCGAAGTACAAAACTGAACTCTGTCGCACATTCCACTCTAAGGGATTTTGTCCATACGGACCTAGATGCAATTTTGTTCACAATGACGATGTTAGCAAATGTAATGAAAAGAACAATCGTGTCTTATCGACGCAGGTAGTTCAGCAACAACAAGCTACGCAGTATTTCCAACACATCTCTCCGCCTGGGTTCAGTCAGTCACCGCCACCAATGGTTCAGCGACCAACTAGCATCAGTTTCAATTCTAGTTTCAATGGTTCTTTGGGCTCCTCCGTGGATTCATCACCACCTTCAAGTGTGGGTAGCGAAAGCCCATCACTTAGTCCAGTGTTTTTCGGAGAGGACATTCAAATGTTGAATCCTGGATATTTACCAATGAACAACGGGCTCAATTTTGACAATTCTACAAATGGTAATGTGTTCAATATGCCAGAAATGGCACCCATAGATCTCGCTCCTTTAAACATTCAAACGCAATTGAACGCGGATTTGGGACTGTTAACGCAGCAATTCAATGCCTTGTTAAACTTGAACAATCATAGCAATAACAACGAAAAAGTTTCCGCGTTTGAGGAATGGGACTCAAACCTGTTTACGGCACAGCCACCGGCTTCACCAGATTCAATTTCAGGCGATAGTGTAGGAAGTGCTAGCAGTTTTGGTACTAGTAACACTTTTTCATCGTGTGGTTCACCCATGGAGTCTGGAAAGAACTTTAGATTACCGGTATTCAATCACATTTCCCAGGATTAA